The Ruminococcaceae bacterium R-25 DNA segment GGTGCGATCTCTCTGGAATGTGTCCAGATCAGAGATTATGCCCCGAATAACTACGGGCGCGTTGATGACACTATCTACGGCGGCGGTACGGGCATGATGATCCGTCCGGAACCTGTTTTCGGAGCATACGAAAAGGCGGTCGAACTCTGTGGCGGCAAAAAGCCCCACACGGTCTATATGTCGCCCAAGGGCAAGGTTTTCAATCAGGCTAAGGCCCATGAACTCGCTTCATATGAGAACCTCCTGATCATCTGCGGTCACTACGAAGGCATTGATGCGCGCGTAATTGACGAGATCTGCGACGAGGAGATATCGATCGGCGACTATGTCTTAACAGGCGGAGAGACCGCTGCGATCGTTGTTATTGATGCAGTAGCAAGGCTCTGCCCGGGAGTTCTTCCCAACGAAGAGGCTTATACGAACGAGTCTCATACTGACGGAATGTTAGAAGCTCCGCAGTATACAAAGCCTCCGGTCTGGCATGACAAGGAAGTTCCGGAAGTCCTGAAAAACGGCAATGACGCAGCAATAGCGGACTATAACCGCATCGCTGCACTGGTCGATACATGGACAAACAGGCCCGATATGCTGGATAAATTGGATATTTCTGAAAGTGATTGGGCTAAAATGCTTGCCTTTAAAAGAGGCATGTGCTAAAATTCTCCAGTTATCAGGGTGGTCCTCTGCCATTATCCAGGCAAGAACATCTGCAGGAAAGAGAGGAAACAAACAATATGGATTTAGTAAAAGTCATCGAGAGCGAAAATATTCGCAACCAGTATCCTGAAGTAGAAGTCGGAGACTTCGTTAAGGCTCACCTCCTTATCAAGGAAGGCGCAAAGGAGCGTATTCAGGTATTCGAAGGCTATGTCATCGCAAGAAAAGGCCAGGGCCTTTCAGAGACAATAACAATTCGCCGTGTATCTTACGGTATCGGCGTAGAGAGAATTCTCCCTGTTAACTCACCCAAGATCGATCACATCGACGTTATTCGTAAGGGTAAGATCAGAAGAGCAAAGCTTTATTATCTCCGCGATCGTCAGGGCAAGGCTGCAAAGATCACACAGAAGATCTGATAGCGGTTTTCAATTCGATTCACAAGAGGTTGTCTCATATGAGGCAACCTCTTTCTTTTGTGTTAAAATCAACAGGTAAATAATCTTAGAGGTTTATATGGCTGAGAAAAAGAATGACATTAACTGGTTTCCGGGGCACATGAGAAAGGCCTTAAACGAGACAGGCGAGAGATTAAAGCTCGTCGATCTTGTTTATGAGACATGCGACGCGAGAATACCTTTTTCGAGCAGGAATCCGGAATTAGACAGGATCATAGGAACCAAGCCCAGGATCGTTATCCTTAACAAGGCTGACCTCGCAGATCCTGCGAAAACATCCCGCTGGATCGAGAACTTTGAGTCTGAGAACACACGTGCCTGTGCGCTCGAGAGCACGCATAAGAAGGGCTTTGACAAGCTTAACGCAATCACCATGGACATGATGAAGGAAAAGCTCGAGAAAGCTGCTGAGAAGGGCAGGATAGGGCGTCCCGTAAGAGTCATGGTTGTAGGTGCTCCTAATACCGGAAAGTCCACGATCATTAATGCTCTCGCCGGCAGAAAAGCAGCTGTTACAGGCGATAAGCCCGGTGTCACAAAAGACTTCAAATGGATCATGACGGGCGGCAGATTAGAGCTGATGGATATGGCCGGCGTTTTGTGGCCGAGAATTGCGAATGCCAAGAGCGGTATCTGCCTTACTGCGTTGGGTTCCGTAAAAGAGGAGATCACCGATGTCGTCAAAGTCGCTTATGAGACGATGAAGATCATGATCGATATCTATCCTGATCTTATCAGGGAACGTTACGGCGTTGATGTCGATGTGAAATTTGATGAGGACGCAGGATATTTCCAGGATCCTTATTACGATCTTTTCCTTGAGATGGCGAAAAAGAGAGGCTGCTTAATGAGCGGCGGCAGGATCGATGAAGAGCGTTTCGCCAGGCTTTTCATAAACGATCTCAAAGAAGGCAGGACCGGCAGGATCACTTTGGAGATGCCTGAAGATTTTAAGTAACAGAGGATAATAATATGCCCAAGCTTACGAAGGAACAACTTATTGAAAAATACGATGCTATGTATGCATATGAAAAGGACTGCCTTGCCAAAGGTTTTAAGATGATCGGCGGCATCGACGAAGCGGGAAGAGGACCTCTTGCAGGCCCTGTCGTAGCCGCGTGCTGTATCCTTGATCCTGATGTAAAGATACTGGGTCTGGACGATTCGAAAAAGCTCTCTGAAAAGAAAAGAGAAGAGCTTTTCCTGGAGATAAAAGAGAAGGCAAAAGCTTATGCTATCTGCAGTTCAAGTCCTGAAGAGATAGATGCGATCAATATCCTGGAAGCAACGAAAAAAGCGATGAGAAACTGCGTAAAGGAACTCGCTGCAAAAGGTGTATCTCCCGATATCCTTCTTATCGATGCAGTTAATCTGTCAGGCACGGGATTGGATGTAATTCCGATAATAAAAGGCGACGCAAAATCAGATTCGATCGCTGCCGCATCGATCCTCGCAAAGGTTACGCGAGACCACATCATGATGGATTACGACACTGAATATCCGGGCTACGGCTTTGCTAAACATAAGGGCTACGGAACAAAAGACCATTACGCTGCAATCCGCGAAAAAGGAATGACGCCTATACACAGAAGGTCATTCCTGAAGGTCATACATTAATGAGTTGAGAAATATTCTTTCGTGAGCGATTCCGCACAAGTGAGCGAAGTGAACGCGGAGGACCTTAGCGAGAGAAAGAATATTTCTTAAACACTTGACTTTGTGGCAAAGTTTAAGTATTATATCGCTCGTGAAAGAAGAACATCCGATTCTCACCTCAAGCGGCGATAGCTAGTAAAGAGGTCAATAACTAGATAATTAACCTATTTTAGAGGGGTTGCCATTAAGGCAGGGTAGTTATGAGAGAACGGATTTTATCCGTTCTTTTTTTATGTAGTTAAAGTAAGTCTTAAACAAGGAGGTGGCCACCATCGCTAAGACCAATGATAATCAGATGATTAACGGAGCTATCAAGTTCCCTCAGGTACGTCTCATTGACGCAGAAGGACAGATGATCGGTGTTGTTCCGATCGAGGAAGCTCTCAAGAGTGCTGAGGAAGCTGATTTAGATCTCGTCTGCATCTCACCCAATCCTGATAACCCGGTTTGCCGTGTAATGGATTACAACAAGTTCCTTTTCGAAAAGGGTAAGAGAGAGAAGGAAGCAAAGAAGAAGCAGAAGGAGACAGAACTTAAGGAAGTCGGCTTAAAGCTTACAACAGACGTTCACGATGTCGAAGTAAAGCGCAAGATGGTAGTTAAGTTCCTTTCGGCAGGCGACAGAGTTAAGGTTAACATCCGATTCAGAGGCCGCGAGATGGCTTTCCAGAATAAAGGTTTCGAAGTGCTTGATACATTTGCACAGAGCGTAACCGAATACGGATCAGTAGACAGGCCGCCGAAGTTAGAAGGCAGGAACATGGTAATGTACCTGTCACCGGCAAAGAAAAAATAATTTAGGAGGAAAGATAATATGCCCAAGCAGAAGACACACACTTCTTCAAAGAAGAGATTTAAGGTAACAGGTACCGGTAAGGTTCTCCATAAGCAGGCGTTCAGAAGCCACATTTTAAGCAAGAGACCTACTAAGAGAATGAGACACCTTAGACACAACCAGGTATGCTCAGATCAGAATGCAAGAATCATCAAGAAGATGATCCCTTACGCTTAATTGCTTAGAATTTAGGAGGACAAGAATATGTCAAGAGTTAAAAGAGGAATCCGCACAAGAGCGCGTCATCATAAGATTTTAAAGGCAGCAAAGGGCTACTGGGGTCATAAGAGCAAGCTTTTCAAGGTTGCTAACCAGCAGGTTCTTAAGTCCGGCAACTATGCTTACAGAGACAGAAGAAACAAGAAGAGAGAGTTCAGAAGACTCTGGATCGTTCGTATCAACGCAGCTTGCCGTCTTAACGACATGAGCTACTCCAGATTCATGAACGGCCTCAAGAAGGCTGGTATCGAGCTCGACCGTAAGGTTCTTTCCGATATCGCAGTTACAGATGCAGCAGGTTTTACTTCTCTCGTTGAGAAGGCTAAGGCAGCTCTCTGATAACCAACTTAAATTGAATTTTCAAGTTGCGTGAGACTAAGTTCTCGCGCAACTTTTTTGTTGTCAGAAAAAGCAGGTAAATGATGCGACTATGGTCTTTTGTTTTGCCGCTCATAAGCAATCGTGCTCAAAAATCGTGCAAAAGTCGGGCATTGCCCGATTGCCTGCGTGACTTTTTATCATTACTCGATACATAATCGTGCAAAAGTCTGGCACTGCCCGATTATATGCCCGACTTTTTATCGTTACTCAATATAAAATCCGGCTAAAAATCTGGCTGTGCATGATTTTTGCCAGATTTCTTAAGCAACATGGGTGCTACATGTGACAGCAGTATTCAATACGGCAACCGGTACGGCTACTGCCTTATTGAATGCCGTATTTTCCTTCAAAAACGGCCCTGAATACGGCAACTGATGCGGCAGCCGCCGTATTGATTGCCACATTTTCAGGCCAAAAACGCGTTTTTTACGGCAAACAATGCGGCTATAGCCGTACTGTTAGCCGCATTTTAAACAGCCGTTTTAAGGCTTGAAGCCGATTTTATTTGTTATAATGTTTTCCGTAAAACAAAAAGGAGAACTCCCAAAAGTGCAGGTAATCACCAGCCGCGACAATCCGAACGTTAAACGTATCGCAAAGCTTACCAAGAGATCAGAAGCCAAGAAAGAAGGCCTGATCTATCTTGAAGGCACCAGGCTTTGTGAGGAGGCTTTGTTAAGCGGTCAAAAGGCTAAGGAAGTCATCGTTACAGAAGATAAGATCTCCTGGGCAAAAGAGTTCACACATGATGTTGAACCTCTCGTATTAAGCAAAGAGGTTTTTACAAAGATATCCCAGACTGTAAATCCGCAGGGCGTTGCGATCATCATCAGTGAGCCCGGAATAAGCGCGGACATCCCCTGGAAGGGCGATAACAAAGATATCTATGTCGTGCTCGAAAACACACAGGATCCGGGCAATCTGGGAACCATAATAAGAATGGCTGACGCATTCGGCCTTACTGCGGTCATTGTAAGTCCCACTACATGCGATCCTTATAATGACAAAGTCATCAGAGCAACGATGGGCTCAATCTGGCATATTCCCGTTGTGAGAAAGACTATGGATGAATGTTTCGCTTTTTTCGAAAAGGAAAACATCGAAACCATCGCTACACACCTTAAGGGAAATGAACTCGGCAGTGGTGATCTGAAGCTCCCATGTGCTTATTTTATCGGCAATGAGGGCGACGGACTTACTGATGAGACTGCAAAAAAATGCACTAAGCTTGTTAAGATCCCGATGAAGGGAAAAGCCGAATCTCTTAATGCTGCCGTAGCCGCATCGGTAATCGGATACGAGCTTTCAAAGCTTTTATAAGTGCGATTTTTGCATAGACTAAACAACTAAATGCACTTTTATTGCATAATTATTCGTCTAACAGCGAGCAAATCCTAATAAAAGAAAAGCTTTATAATATCTGGTATTATAGGCGCTAGTCTAAGTGAAGATAGCAGAAAGACAGACGGAACATGGCATTTGAACAAAAAGAAGAGCTGATCAATAAGCTTGCTGATGTAGCAAAAGTTAAGTCGCATATCAACAAGGATCTGTACACGAAGTACAACGTTAAGAGAGGACTCCGTAACAATGACGGTACGGGAGTTCTTGTTGGCCTTACCGAAGTAGGTGAGGTAATGAGCTATATCGTTGATGATGCAGACAGAATTCCCGTAGAGGGTAAGCTTTTCTATCAAGGCTATGAAGTAAAGGACCTCGTAAACGGTTTTTATTCCGAAGGAAGATACGGATATGAGGAGGTTGCTTTCCTGCTTCTTACAGGTGAGCTTCCTACTGCGTCTGAACTTAAGGAGTTCAATTCATTGCTTCAGAGCGTCAGACCGCTTCCTGAGGGCTTTACAGAGGACATGATCATGAAGGCTCCTTCTCCGGATGTCATGAACAAGCTCGCAAGATCCATCCTTGCTCTCTATTCATATGATGACAATCCTGATTCTACAGATATCGCAAACGTTGTAAGACAGTGCACAGAGCTCATCGCAAGATTCCCTGTGCTCATTTCTTACGGCTATATGGCGAGAAGACACTACATCGAGCACAGAGACCTTTATATCCATGCTCCTGTTGCTGAATACAATACCGCGCAGAACATCCTGCACATGATCAGACCTGACGGCCAGTTCACTGAGCTCGAAGCAAGGATCCTGGATGTGATGCTCGTTCTTCACGCAGAGCACGGCGGCGGAAACAACTCCACATTCGTTACTCATGCTGTAACTTCAACTGGTTCTGATACATATGCTGTTATGGCTTCTGCAGTAGGTTCATTAAAGGGCCCTCAGCACGGCGGTGCTTCCAACAAGGCATATGCCATGATGAAGGATCTTCGTGAGCATGTATCCGACTGGACAGATGAGAAGGCCATCAAGCAGTATCTTGCTGACATCATCAACAAGAAGGCTTTCGACCAGTCCGGACTTATCTATGGTATCGGTCACGCTGTTTATACATTGTCCGACCCCAGAACTGTTGTCATCAAAAAGTATGCTGAAGTTCTTGCACAAGAGAAGGGCAATATGGACCTTTACAATCTCTATATCCTTGTCGAAAAGCTCGCGCCTGAGGTTTTCCATGAGGTAAAGAAGTCCGATAAGCTCGTTTGCGCAAACGTAGACTTCTTCGCAGGTCTCGTATATTCAATGCTCGGAATTCCCACTGAGCTTTATACGCCTTTGTTCGCATGCGGAAGAATCGCAGGATGGAGCGCTCACAGGATCGAAGAGCTCGTGTCCGGAGGCCGTATCATGAGGCCTGCATTTAAGTGCGTAAACAAGCGCAGACCCTATATTCCCTCTGATAAGAGGACAGATATTATCTGATATTTGAATATTGGCCGCATATCGGGCCAGATATTCATGCCCTTTGTACTTGCGTAGGATATAATCCTGTGGTAATATACTCGGGCAAACAAAAAGGCCCCATGGTCAAGTGGTCAAGACGGCGCCCTCTCACGGCGCAATCAGCGGTTCGAATCCGCTTGGGGTCACCAAAACGTGATGAAGGACGAACATCTTGACCGATGTCCGTCTTTTTGTTCACAAAGGAATAGTTTTATGGATGAGAATAAGTACATCAAGATAAGAGGCGCAAGAGAGCATAATCTCAAGAATATTGACGTTGATATCCCCAGAAAGAAGATGGTCGTCTTAACCGGCCTTTCAGGTTCTGGTAAGTCTTCACTTGCTTTCGATACGATCTATGCCGAAGGACAGAGAAGATATGTTGAGTCTTTGTCTTCTTATGCAAGGATGTTCTTAGGACAGTTGGATAAGCCTGACTTGGACAGCATCGAGGGTTTGTCTCCTGCGATATCGATTGACCAGAAGTCTACTGTCAGCAATCCCAGATCAACTGTCGGTACCGTTACCGAGATCTACGATTATTTCAGACTTCTTTATGCCAGAGTCGGCGAGCCTTTCTGTCCTTCCTGCGGCAAGAAGATCAAGTCGATGGGTATCGACCAGATAATAGATAAGCTCAAGGTTTATCCTGAAGGCACCAGAGCCATCGTTTACGCGCCCGTAGTAAGAAATAAGAAGGGTGAGTTCTCTAAGCTCTTTGACGGCTTCAGGAAGTCCGGCTATGCGCGTGTAAGAGTAGACGGAATTACTTATGAGCTTGATGAAGATATAGAACTTAATAAGAATAACAAGCACATGATCGAAGTGATCGTCGACAGGCTTGTTATTAAGGAAACAAACACCACGAGACTTTACGACTCATGCGAGACGGCGTTAAAGCTCGCTGACGGTTTGCTCCAGGTCGAACTCCAGACGGCAACAGTCGGCAAAGACGGAGAAAAGACATATGAATCCAGCGAGGAATTCTTTTCACAGCATCTGGCATGCCCTGACTGCGGAATCTCCTTCGGTGAGATCAACACAAGAAGCTTCTCTTTTAACAGCCCTGAGGGTGCGTGCCCGAACTGTTCGGGTATCGGTACGCTCACAGCAGTCGATCCGGAGCTCTGTGTTACAAATCCTAAGCTTTCGCTTAATGAAGGAGCGGTAAGGACAGCAGGATGGAATTTCGACGATCCCAAGAGCTGGGGAAGATGCTTTATCGAAGCGCTCGCGAAAAGGTATAAGTTCTCTTTGGATGTCCCTTACTATAAGCTTCCTGAAGAGATCAAGAACATAATTCTCTATGGTAATAACGGCGAGATGCTCAAGGTCGATACGAGGAACTCGTTGTATCCCAGGAGCGGAGACTACTATTCCGATTGGGAAGGTGTTGTTCCGAGCGTTATGAGACGCTGGAGAGAGTCCGGCAGTGACGATGCCAAGGCTGCTTACGAACGTTACATGAGCATCGATGTATGCCCTGTATGTAACGGTGCAAGACTCAATAAGAACAGCTTGTCAGTTAAGCTCGGAGGAAAGAATATCTCAGAACTTACAGATATGTCTGTAAAGAACATGAGACAGTTCTTTTCTGATCTGGCTTTAAAGGGCAAGAACGCTGAGATCGCAGCACCTATCTTAAGAGAAGTTAAAGCCAGACTTGAGTTCCTGTATGACGTCGGATTGGACTACATGACGCTTTCGAGATCTTCTGCAACGCTCTCGGGCGGTGAGGCTCAGAGAATAAGACTCGCAACACAGATCGGTGCGGGCCTGCAGGGTGTCTTATATGTTCTCGACGAACCTTCCATAGGTTTACATCAAAGAGACAACGACAAGCTTATCAAGACGCTGTTTAAGCTAAGAGACTTAGGCAATTCAATCCTCGTTGTAGAGCACGATGAGGATACCATGAGAGCAGCTGACCATATCGTCGATATCGGACCGGGCGCCGGTTCTTTCGGAGGAAAGATCGTAGCTCAGGGCTCAATAGATGACATAATCAAGGTTGAAGAGTCCATGACCGGCCAGTATCTGTCGGGAAAGAAGTTCATACCTGTTCCAATGAACAGAAGAAAGATCGATGATAAGAAGCTCCTTAAGATCAAGGGAGCATGCATCAATAACCTTAAGAACATTGATGTTGATATCCCGATCGGTCTTTTTACGGTCGTTACGGGCGTATCAGGCTCAGGTAAGTCTTCGCTCATCAATTCTACGCTGGTGCCTTATCTTGAGCACGAGCTCAACGGCTCAAGGAAAAAGAAGGTCAAGTGTGAGCGGATAACTGGTTATTCGAACCTCGATAAGATAATCTGTATCGATCAGAGCCCCATAGGAAGGACTCCGAGGAGTAATCCTGCTACATATATCGGCCTTTTCGACCTTATCAGAAAGCTCTATGCCGAGACTCCTGATGCAAAGCAGAGAGGCTATAAGGCAGGCAGATTCTCGTTTAACACCAAGGGCGGACGCTGTGAGGCCTGTGCCGGTGACGGTGTAAACAAGATCGAGATGCATTTCCTTCCTGATATTTATGTCACATGCGACGTATGTAAGGGTAAGAGATACAACAGAGAGACTCTTGAAGTCAGATATAACGGCAAGAATATCTCTGACGTGCTCGACATGAGCGTTGATGAGGCTGTTGATTTCTTTAAGAATCACCCGACGATCTATAAGAAAGTAAGGACGCTGCAGGACGTAGGTCTGGGTTATATCAAGCTCGGTCAGCCGTCTACGACGCTCTCCGGAGGTGAGGCACAAAGAATCAAACTTGCCTCGGAATTGTCGAGAAGATCGACCGGAAAAACGATATATGTATTAGATGAACCCACCACGGGTCTGCACGTTGCGGACGTTCATAAATTGGTTGACATTTTAGAACGCCTAACAGAAAATAAGAACACTGTGGTCGTAATAGAGCACAATCTGGATGTCATAAAGACAGCAGATCACATAATTGACTTGGGTCCCGAGAGCGGTGACGGAGGCGGCGAAATAGTCGTTACCGGTACGCCGGAAGAGGTTGCAAAATGCAAAGCTTCTTACACGGGACAGTTCTTAAAGCCTCTTTTGGATAAGGCTAAGAAGAACGGCCAGTATAAGGATATTGCTGCATTTATCGACACAGCAAGGCTCGAAGAAGAACAGTACGACATTCTTACCGGACCTAAGGTAAGACGCAGGATAAGGGAAGAGATAGAGGATAACGGAGAAGAGTAATGGCAATTTGTAGTATTTGTAAAAAAAGACATGCTATCGTCTTTACCAGCCGATATGAAAACGGCGCCAGGATCGACGAAGGCTTTTGTTTAAAATGCGCCTATGAATCAGGCATATCAGGTGTTGCTGATATGTTTAAGGCGACAGGGATCAACGCAGACAACATCGATGAGATGAGCGACAGATTGGAAGAACTTGTAAAACAGGGCGGCTTTGCGGCTAATCCTACCGAGTTCCTGAAAAATCTGGCATCCGGCGACGGATTCGAACCTTTCGAAGACGATGAAAACGGTTATGAATTTGATGAAGATTCAACGCCTGTTGGTATCACGGATCCCGAAGACAAGAAAGACGATAAGTCTGAAGAAGAACCTATGGGTCTTCCTTCCATTTTCGATAATTTCTTCAGAAAGAAGCCTGAAGACCAGGAAGATGAAGGTGAAGGAAAGAATACCAAGGATACCAGAAGAGGCAGATCCAAGCCGCGCTTTAAGTACCTTAATGAATTTGGTACTAACCTTACGGCGCGCGCTGCCGAGAACAAGATCGACCGCATTATCGGCCGCGATGCCGAGATCGACCGTGTAATCCAGATCCTTAACAGACGTTCCAAGAATAACCCTGTTCTTATCGGTGCGCCCGGTGTAGGTAAGACCGCCGTAGCTCAGGGTCTTGCTGTAAAGATCGTCGAAGGTTCCGTGCCGGAGAAGCTCCTTAATATGGAGGTCTGGCAGTTAGACCTGCCCGCAATGGTTGCAGGCACACAGTTCAGAGGACAGTTCGAGAGCCGTATCAAGGGCGTTATCAATGAAGCGATCAAGGCAGAGAATATAATCCTTGTTATCGATGAGCTTCATACGATCATCGGTGCAGGAGATGCCGAAGGTTCCACGAATGCCGCAAACATCTTAAAGCCTGCTTTGGCAAGAGGTGAGCTCCGCATCCTCGGATCTACGACGACTGCCGAGTATAAGAGGATTGAGAAGGATTCCGCTCTCGAGAGACGTTTCCAGAAAGTCATGCTCGACGAACCCTCTGTCGAGATGACCATTGAGATCTTAAAGGGCATCAAGGATTATTACGAAAAGCATCACAACGTCACATATTCTGACGAAGTAATCGAGTTTGCCGTAAAGGCATCCAAGAGATATATCACTGACAGATATCTTCCTGATAAGGCGATAGACCTTATCGACGAAGCCGGATCTGCTGCAAACCTTAAGAATGTAAGGCTTGTAAAGCTTGCCAACACCAGGAAAGCTCTTGAAGCGGCTAAGGTCGAACATCAGAAAGTGATCGATTCAATGGAGAATTCTTCTCCTGAAGAGAGAGAAGCTGATTATGAAAAGGCTGCTGAGCTTAAGGCAAAAGTAGATAAGCTTCAGAATGAGGTCGATGCTCTGGAAAATGACATCAGTCCTGACCCCATCCAGATCGAAGATATCGCAAGAGTTGTCGAGATGTGGACAGGAATTCCTCTAAAGTCCATTTCAGAGACAGAATCAGAGAAGCTTGCTAATCTTGAGAATAAGCTTCACGAGCGCGTAATAGGCCAGGATGAGGCTGTACACGCCGTCGCGGCTGCTGTAAGACGTAACAGGGCAGGCTTTACTAAGAAGCATAAGCCTACATCGTTTATATTTGTAGGACCTACGGGTGTTGGTAAGACTGAGCTCGTTAAGGCGTTGGCTGAGGCTATGTTCGATACGGAAGATGCATTGATCAGAGTCGACATGTCCGAATACATGGAAGCTCATTCCGTATCAAAGCTCATCGGTTCACCTCCGGGATATGTCGGATTTGACGATGCCGGCCAGCTTACAGAACAGGTAAGAAGAAAGCCTTATTCCGTAGTTCTTTTCGATGAGATCGAAAAGGCTCACCATGACGTATTCAATCTGCTCCTACAGATGTTAGATGACGGCGTTCTTACTGACAGCCACGGTCTGCACGTTAACTTCGAAAACTGCATCATCATCATGACATCCAATGCCGGAAGTTCAGCGAAGGCCAATACGATCGGATTCTTCAATGATACGCACGAAGCTATGGAACAGCACGTTCAGAGCGCTCTCAAGGAGACATTCCGTCCTGAATTCTTAAACCGTGTAGATGAGACGATCATCTTCAAGTCATTGAAGCCTGAAGAGATCCGCAAGATCGTTAATATCATGATCAAGGATGTTTTCTCATCTCTTGACGAGAAGCACATCAAGGGCTCTTTGACAAAGGCTGCAGGCGACAGGCTCGCTGAGATCGGCTACGATGAGAAGTATGGTGCAAGACCTTTGCGCAAGGCTATCAGATCGAACATAGAAGACCCGCTCTCTGATATGTTCCTTACAGGCGCATTAAAGGATGTAGCAACTCTTAAGATCGATTTCAGAAGAGGCAAGTTCGTTTTCGATACGATCAAGGTCAAGACTGAATGATCCATAGGAATTAAATAAACTTTTCAAGGGCTGTCCTTAAGGGCAGCCCTTTTTATTTTACAAAAAAGAACCGCTGCGGTCTGCAGCGGTTCTTATCAACTGATTGCTTTTGTTATTACTTCTTCTTCCAGTCGAAGTATGCTGTGTTGTAGCCGTACTTTGTTACGTTTTCCTTAGTGTAAACATAGACTGTGAAGGAGTATGTTGCGCGTCCTTTGATCGTAACTTCTTTAGGTGTTCCTCTGAATGTTACGCCGTCTTTCTTAGCGCTGAAATCGAAGCATTCGGAAGAAACTTCTGTGATCGTTGAGTTGCAGAAGAACTTCATGTCGAGGTAGTTGAGGGACTTAGGAAGGCTGCAGGTTGTGTTGCTTGTGTTGTAAAGTTCGATAGTGAACTTGAAGCCCTTGTCCATTGTCTTGAACTTTGTGATCTTTGTGTTGATCGCGGTTACACAAGAACCGGCAGCAGTCTCTGCTGTCTCATCATTACCTGCAGTAGTAACTGTGACAACTGTTGTAGCTTCTGTTGTTGTAGTAGTAGCTTCGGTTGTCGTTGTAGTTGCTTCAGTGGTTGTTGTAGTAGCCTCAGTAGTCGTTGTTGTGGCTTCTGTGGTGGTTGTAGTTGCTTCGGTTGCAGTTGTTGTAGCTTCGGTAGTTGTAGTAGCAGTTGTTTCAGATTCAGTAGGCTTTTCCTTGCTTGTTTCAGCAGTTGTCTCTGTAGTAACAGTAGGAATAGTCTCGATCGTCTTTTTGCCGAATAAAGATCTGATACCGGAAGTATTATCCAGTGCCCACAAGATACCGATAGCGAGGAAGA contains these protein-coding regions:
- a CDS encoding tRNA (guanine37-N1)-methyltransferase, with amino-acid sequence MNFYVATLFPEQVTSYLDTSITGRALAKGAISLECVQIRDYAPNNYGRVDDTIYGGGTGMMIRPEPVFGAYEKAVELCGGKKPHTVYMSPKGKVFNQAKAHELASYENLLIICGHYEGIDARVIDEICDEEISIGDYVLTGGETAAIVVIDAVARLCPGVLPNEEAYTNESHTDGMLEAPQYTKPPVWHDKEVPEVLKNGNDAAIADYNRIAALVDTWTNRPDMLDKLDISESDWAKMLAFKRGMC
- a CDS encoding LSU ribosomal protein L19P, with translation MDLVKVIESENIRNQYPEVEVGDFVKAHLLIKEGAKERIQVFEGYVIARKGQGLSETITIRRVSYGIGVERILPVNSPKIDHIDVIRKGKIRRAKLYYLRDRQGKAAKITQKI
- a CDS encoding ribosome biogenesis GTPase A, whose protein sequence is MAEKKNDINWFPGHMRKALNETGERLKLVDLVYETCDARIPFSSRNPELDRIIGTKPRIVILNKADLADPAKTSRWIENFESENTRACALESTHKKGFDKLNAITMDMMKEKLEKAAEKGRIGRPVRVMVVGAPNTGKSTIINALAGRKAAVTGDKPGVTKDFKWIMTGGRLELMDMAGVLWPRIANAKSGICLTALGSVKEEITDVVKVAYETMKIMIDIYPDLIRERYGVDVDVKFDEDAGYFQDPYYDLFLEMAKKRGCLMSGGRIDEERFARLFINDLKEGRTGRITLEMPEDFK
- a CDS encoding RNase HII; the encoded protein is MPKLTKEQLIEKYDAMYAYEKDCLAKGFKMIGGIDEAGRGPLAGPVVAACCILDPDVKILGLDDSKKLSEKKREELFLEIKEKAKAYAICSSSPEEIDAINILEATKKAMRNCVKELAAKGVSPDILLIDAVNLSGTGLDVIPIIKGDAKSDSIAAASILAKVTRDHIMMDYDTEYPGYGFAKHKGYGTKDHYAAIREKGMTPIHRRSFLKVIH
- a CDS encoding translation initiation factor IF-3 gives rise to the protein MATIAKTNDNQMINGAIKFPQVRLIDAEGQMIGVVPIEEALKSAEEADLDLVCISPNPDNPVCRVMDYNKFLFEKGKREKEAKKKQKETELKEVGLKLTTDVHDVEVKRKMVVKFLSAGDRVKVNIRFRGREMAFQNKGFEVLDTFAQSVTEYGSVDRPPKLEGRNMVMYLSPAKKK
- a CDS encoding large subunit ribosomal protein L35, with the protein product MPKQKTHTSSKKRFKVTGTGKVLHKQAFRSHILSKRPTKRMRHLRHNQVCSDQNARIIKKMIPYA
- a CDS encoding LSU ribosomal protein L20P, yielding MSRVKRGIRTRARHHKILKAAKGYWGHKSKLFKVANQQVLKSGNYAYRDRRNKKREFRRLWIVRINAACRLNDMSYSRFMNGLKKAGIELDRKVLSDIAVTDAAGFTSLVEKAKAAL
- a CDS encoding TrmH family RNA methyltransferase, which translates into the protein MQVITSRDNPNVKRIAKLTKRSEAKKEGLIYLEGTRLCEEALLSGQKAKEVIVTEDKISWAKEFTHDVEPLVLSKEVFTKISQTVNPQGVAIIISEPGISADIPWKGDNKDIYVVLENTQDPGNLGTIIRMADAFGLTAVIVSPTTCDPYNDKVIRATMGSIWHIPVVRKTMDECFAFFEKENIETIATHLKGNELGSGDLKLPCAYFIGNEGDGLTDETAKKCTKLVKIPMKGKAESLNAAVAASVIGYELSKLL
- a CDS encoding citrate synthase; translated protein: MAFEQKEELINKLADVAKVKSHINKDLYTKYNVKRGLRNNDGTGVLVGLTEVGEVMSYIVDDADRIPVEGKLFYQGYEVKDLVNGFYSEGRYGYEEVAFLLLTGELPTASELKEFNSLLQSVRPLPEGFTEDMIMKAPSPDVMNKLARSILALYSYDDNPDSTDIANVVRQCTELIARFPVLISYGYMARRHYIEHRDLYIHAPVAEYNTAQNILHMIRPDGQFTELEARILDVMLVLHAEHGGGNNSTFVTHAVTSTGSDTYAVMASAVGSLKGPQHGGASNKAYAMMKDLREHVSDWTDEKAIKQYLADIINKKAFDQSGLIYGIGHAVYTLSDPRTVVIKKYAEVLAQEKGNMDLYNLYILVEKLAPEVFHEVKKSDKLVCANVDFFAGLVYSMLGIPTELYTPLFACGRIAGWSAHRIEELVSGGRIMRPAFKCVNKRRPYIPSDKRTDII